A single Saccharolobus shibatae B12 DNA region contains:
- a CDS encoding MFS transporter, translated as MGAYSLVYPYVINYFSITYTELGLLLGAVNLINGVLQGVYGLLSNYIKRKYLCGGGNILVGLTMIGSALSNSFPLFSLFRLFGAVGSSPQHPTASSLISDWFERRDRGKALTIHTAGGNIGTLIAPIIVGFLIAILGWRSVLLLLGVPGLIFGILVMLLVEDRRSLIFEQKKSGAKSYVQVLKDKNILKLYVARSIIAGGRGLGVALTFIPLYLINYLHFSSTIVGGLYTILAAGSVISPVLGAHVSDILENRKYVIIPSLLMSATATIILILAGRNILWIIVSMLIIGMFLFNEDPLSQALLSDVIKDERRDSAFSLYYMINYTSGAAWSAILGLILSFWGFRALFETMLFSYFIGALIISSVKERN; from the coding sequence GTGGGTGCTTATTCCTTAGTGTATCCATATGTCATAAATTATTTTAGTATTACCTATACTGAATTGGGATTATTATTAGGAGCTGTAAATTTGATAAATGGTGTTCTACAAGGAGTTTATGGTCTTTTATCTAATTATATTAAGAGAAAGTATCTATGCGGTGGGGGAAATATATTAGTAGGATTAACCATGATTGGGTCAGCCCTGTCCAATTCTTTCCCACTCTTTTCGCTCTTTAGGCTATTTGGCGCAGTAGGTTCTAGTCCCCAACACCCTACTGCTTCATCTCTAATATCAGATTGGTTTGAAAGAAGAGACAGAGGAAAGGCGTTGACAATCCACACAGCCGGTGGTAATATTGGCACCTTAATAGCTCCTATAATAGTAGGATTCTTAATAGCGATTTTAGGTTGGAGAAGTGTTCTACTTCTTTTAGGTGTTCCAGGTTTAATATTTGGGATACTAGTAATGTTACTTGTAGAAGATAGGAGATCTCTTATATTTGAGCAAAAGAAGAGTGGAGCTAAGTCCTATGTTCAAGTACTTAAAGATAAAAATATACTTAAACTATATGTGGCACGATCTATAATAGCTGGAGGTAGGGGACTAGGTGTTGCTTTAACGTTTATACCTCTTTATCTGATTAACTATTTACACTTTTCATCGACAATAGTAGGTGGTCTTTATACAATATTAGCGGCAGGAAGTGTAATCTCTCCAGTACTAGGTGCTCATGTCTCTGATATTTTGGAAAATAGAAAATATGTGATAATACCTTCACTTTTAATGTCCGCAACTGCAACGATAATTCTTATACTAGCTGGACGTAACATTTTATGGATTATTGTGTCAATGCTCATAATTGGTATGTTCTTATTTAATGAAGATCCGCTATCTCAAGCTTTACTTTCTGATGTAATTAAAGATGAACGCAGAGATAGTGCTTTCAGTTTATATTATATGATAAATTATACATCTGGTGCAGCATGGAGTGCTATATTAGGTTTAATATTGTCATTCTGGGGATTTAGAGCACTCTTTGAAACAATGCTATTCTCATATTTTATAGGTGCGCTAATAATCTCATCAGTAAAGGAACGAAACTAG
- a CDS encoding SDR family NAD(P)-dependent oxidoreductase: MKLKDKVAIITGASGDIGKTFSLALAKEGASIVLVDIDIDGMRDTAETIKSMGGKVIMFKVDITNEEQVNDMAKRVYNEFGRIDILVNNAAVYGMLEKKKPFYEISLQEFEKVLRVNVIGVWLCSKATFPYMRKIGKGKIINIASTTVHSGAFGLAHYIASKAAVIGLTRALAREMGDYNINVNAIAPGLTLTKATLKLNPADYLENRKQLRSIKRDQKPEDLVGTLIFLASDDSDFISGQTIIVDGGSVFS, encoded by the coding sequence ATGAAACTTAAAGATAAGGTAGCGATAATTACTGGTGCGTCGGGTGATATAGGTAAGACTTTTTCTTTAGCGTTAGCCAAGGAAGGTGCAAGTATCGTACTAGTTGATATTGATATAGATGGCATGAGAGACACTGCCGAAACTATAAAATCAATGGGTGGAAAAGTAATTATGTTTAAGGTTGATATAACTAACGAGGAGCAAGTTAACGATATGGCTAAGAGGGTATATAATGAATTTGGAAGGATAGATATCTTAGTTAATAATGCAGCAGTATATGGTATGCTAGAGAAGAAGAAACCATTTTATGAGATTTCATTACAGGAATTCGAGAAGGTACTACGAGTAAATGTGATAGGAGTTTGGTTATGTTCAAAGGCTACTTTTCCGTATATGAGAAAAATAGGAAAAGGTAAAATAATAAATATTGCCTCAACTACTGTACATTCAGGTGCTTTTGGACTAGCTCATTATATTGCCTCAAAGGCTGCTGTAATAGGGTTAACTAGGGCGTTGGCAAGAGAAATGGGAGACTATAACATTAACGTAAATGCTATAGCTCCAGGATTAACATTAACTAAGGCTACACTAAAACTAAATCCAGCAGATTATTTGGAAAACCGTAAACAGTTGCGATCAATTAAAAGAGATCAGAAGCCAGAAGATTTAGTGGGAACATTAATATTCTTAGCCTCCGACGATAGTGATTTCATAAGTGGACAAACAATTATAGTCGATGGTGGTAGTGTATTTTCATAA
- a CDS encoding ABC transporter substrate-binding protein → MSRKRVKLGISKITVIVLIIVVVIIAWIGGTLVFYHSSSSSIKTTQSSIVPISTTPVTIGALQGNDPDISAWAFTESQLLSTLKEYDPNIKTQDFSTATLVIQGLESGTIQVGIISTDSIIVAISRGAPLVIVATYRITPAARDLVVKAPTPINNLYQLNNTDDAEPSPGILPTITDEYLEYKYNLHFNFEYVGSFQGQIAALISDKATFANVNPFDAYKLIQNGTLKVVYSFSLKWPAYSVVTTRSFLEQHPDAIKAVIMGLLKANDIYEANVNNQTINFLASYYGRIIGSNGAVVLFHNYTYSTNGAINVTALQILINTYREIGVITNSTLTVNDTYTNEFVKVIS, encoded by the coding sequence ATGAGCAGAAAAAGAGTAAAATTAGGTATAAGTAAAATTACGGTAATAGTATTGATAATAGTAGTAGTAATTATAGCTTGGATAGGTGGAACGCTGGTTTTTTATCATTCGTCAAGTTCGTCAATAAAGACAACACAGTCTAGTATTGTACCCATATCAACAACACCAGTTACTATTGGAGCCTTACAAGGTAATGACCCAGACATATCAGCATGGGCCTTTACGGAATCTCAACTTCTATCTACACTTAAAGAATATGATCCTAATATAAAGACCCAAGACTTTTCCACTGCTACATTAGTCATACAAGGATTGGAAAGTGGAACAATACAAGTAGGTATTATTAGCACTGATTCAATTATAGTTGCTATTTCTAGAGGAGCCCCTCTTGTAATAGTAGCCACGTATAGGATCACTCCAGCAGCAAGAGATTTGGTAGTTAAAGCTCCGACACCCATAAACAACCTATATCAGTTAAATAACACCGATGATGCAGAACCATCACCAGGGATCTTACCCACAATAACTGATGAATATTTGGAATATAAGTATAATTTACACTTTAATTTTGAATATGTAGGATCTTTTCAAGGTCAAATAGCAGCATTAATAAGTGATAAGGCAACATTTGCAAATGTGAATCCGTTTGATGCATATAAGTTGATTCAGAATGGAACGTTAAAAGTAGTATATAGTTTTAGCTTAAAATGGCCTGCATATTCAGTAGTGACTACCAGAAGTTTTTTGGAGCAACATCCAGATGCTATAAAAGCAGTAATAATGGGCCTACTTAAGGCAAACGATATCTATGAGGCTAATGTAAATAATCAAACTATAAATTTCCTAGCAAGCTATTATGGAAGGATTATAGGCTCAAATGGTGCTGTGGTTCTATTTCATAACTATACCTATTCTACTAATGGAGCAATCAATGTTACAGCTCTGCAAATATTAATAAATACTTATAGGGAGATAGGTGTGATAACGAACAGCACACTAACAGTCAATGATACTTATACTAATGAGTTTGTAAAAGTGATCTCATAG
- a CDS encoding thiamine pyrophosphate-requiring protein, translated as MPTGARLLLKLLKDLGVEKIFIVGGTDHAALIEEKVKDPYDLPDLEEVPHEIVAASAALGQSFLGKIGAVLVHTTPGTANVIGILMDAFTMRLPLIVLAGRSPYTEKGSRASRNVRIHWPQEIENQTEIVKPWVKYAFEIKRVEQIPETVSRAIQIALSEPKGPVYIVFPREVTVEETEYRHIKMEPFEPAAPTAHLEKAKKMIEEAERPVIITWNAGKRRDWFKSLVKFADTIKIPVINYIGGYVNYPSNGKMALDSLDLSQSDLLIVVENDVPWIPKKQEIKGKVIRVDTDPSYRNIPFYGFQCDLCIQSTVSEFFDRLVNSLNPKDDHWVVEERERQVKEKIEEIERLSKSRKIHPRYLSYEIGKVAKEESAIIVNEYVFNPKYAELTEFGSYLGEPSAGYLGWGLGASVGIRSLTDRLVIAIVGDGQFIFGVPEAFYYLAVKYPLLTIIYDNGGWLATENAVKEVYPDGVAVAKGVFPATTFRRYNIGQGVIGYGGYFKLIERTEEVRETLLEAINYIKQGKPAIIQAIVERAKA; from the coding sequence ATGCCAACTGGTGCCAGACTTCTCTTAAAACTATTAAAGGATTTGGGTGTTGAAAAAATATTTATAGTTGGTGGCACTGATCATGCAGCATTAATAGAGGAAAAGGTGAAGGATCCTTACGATTTGCCAGATTTAGAGGAAGTTCCGCATGAAATAGTTGCTGCGTCTGCTGCATTAGGACAGTCGTTTTTAGGTAAAATCGGAGCTGTTTTAGTCCATACAACACCTGGAACAGCAAATGTTATAGGGATTTTAATGGACGCATTTACTATGCGACTACCGTTAATAGTTTTGGCGGGTAGAAGTCCATATACTGAAAAAGGGAGTAGGGCCAGTAGAAATGTAAGAATTCATTGGCCTCAAGAGATTGAAAACCAAACTGAAATAGTTAAACCATGGGTTAAGTATGCGTTTGAAATTAAAAGAGTTGAGCAGATTCCAGAAACAGTTTCAAGGGCCATTCAAATTGCCCTTAGCGAACCTAAAGGTCCCGTATATATAGTTTTCCCCAGGGAAGTTACAGTAGAAGAAACGGAATATAGGCATATTAAAATGGAACCCTTTGAACCTGCAGCACCAACTGCACATCTAGAGAAAGCAAAAAAGATGATTGAAGAAGCAGAAAGACCGGTAATTATAACATGGAATGCGGGTAAGAGAAGGGATTGGTTTAAATCCTTAGTTAAATTTGCTGATACAATTAAAATACCAGTAATTAATTATATAGGGGGATATGTAAATTACCCTTCAAACGGCAAAATGGCTCTGGATAGTCTAGATTTATCGCAATCAGATTTATTAATTGTAGTTGAAAATGATGTGCCTTGGATTCCAAAAAAGCAAGAAATTAAGGGTAAGGTCATAAGAGTCGATACTGATCCCTCATATAGGAACATTCCATTTTATGGCTTCCAATGTGATCTATGTATACAATCAACTGTCTCGGAATTCTTTGATAGATTAGTTAATTCACTTAACCCAAAAGATGACCATTGGGTAGTTGAGGAAAGAGAAAGACAAGTTAAGGAAAAAATAGAAGAGATTGAGAGACTAAGCAAGAGCAGAAAAATTCATCCTAGATACTTATCATATGAGATAGGAAAAGTAGCAAAGGAGGAAAGTGCTATAATTGTTAATGAATACGTTTTCAATCCTAAATATGCTGAATTAACGGAATTTGGTAGTTACTTAGGAGAACCTTCAGCAGGTTATTTAGGTTGGGGTTTAGGTGCCTCAGTAGGAATTAGATCGCTAACCGATAGGCTAGTTATTGCTATAGTAGGAGATGGTCAATTTATCTTCGGCGTTCCAGAAGCGTTCTATTATTTAGCTGTTAAGTACCCATTACTAACCATTATTTATGATAATGGTGGATGGTTAGCTACTGAAAATGCCGTAAAAGAGGTTTATCCAGATGGTGTGGCAGTAGCTAAGGGTGTTTTCCCTGCAACAACTTTTAGAAGGTATAATATAGGTCAAGGAGTAATAGGATATGGAGGGTACTTTAAGCTAATAGAGAGAACAGAGGAAGTTCGTGAAACCCTACTTGAAGCGATAAATTACATTAAACAAGGTAAACCAGCAATAATACAAGCAATTGTAGAAAGAGCTAAGGCATAG
- a CDS encoding LLM class flavin-dependent oxidoreductase: MHINFGVFTHPILPQDLNSLNFVTYYKDQIKLVEEAEKLGYEYFFFAEHHFSRLGGNTSQGVLLSAVCQHTSKIRIGSLAYVVPIRNPLHLAEELALLDNLCEGRLDVGLTGGISELELKEVGLDPKIAKVMSREATTVLLEFLKVTSQGKKFSFKGDYYKFEDVERLIPYVQKPYPPIWIPTRTIPTTIWAAQNGLNLVTGIDRDEIVRERIEAYRNNFNGNGNPKLAIEKYVYISNSEEKLRKFLPIMLRELKGAFLDLQARKTVKNYEIGETRKAEGFIPPEFYKYDDVEYMLDTNRLLAGKPRDVADKVKKILEHTNANTFLVHIDWITISYEDNIENLELFANEIIPEIQRK; encoded by the coding sequence ATGCATATCAATTTTGGTGTGTTCACGCACCCTATACTTCCTCAAGATCTAAATAGCCTTAACTTTGTAACATATTATAAAGATCAGATAAAATTAGTTGAAGAAGCCGAAAAATTAGGTTACGAGTATTTTTTCTTTGCAGAGCATCATTTTTCTAGGTTAGGTGGTAATACATCTCAAGGAGTACTCCTTTCAGCTGTTTGTCAACATACATCTAAGATAAGGATAGGTTCTCTAGCCTATGTTGTTCCTATTAGAAATCCCCTTCATTTAGCTGAGGAGTTGGCATTGTTAGATAACTTATGTGAGGGTAGGCTTGATGTCGGTTTGACTGGTGGCATTAGTGAGCTTGAACTCAAGGAAGTTGGATTAGACCCTAAAATAGCAAAAGTAATGAGTAGGGAAGCTACTACAGTTCTACTTGAGTTTTTAAAGGTGACATCCCAAGGTAAGAAATTTTCGTTCAAAGGGGACTATTATAAATTTGAGGATGTAGAAAGATTAATACCTTACGTTCAGAAACCTTATCCTCCAATTTGGATACCCACTAGAACTATACCAACTACTATATGGGCAGCTCAGAATGGTTTAAACTTAGTTACGGGTATAGATAGAGATGAAATAGTAAGAGAGCGAATAGAAGCTTATAGAAATAATTTTAATGGTAATGGTAATCCTAAGTTGGCAATCGAAAAATATGTCTATATTAGTAACAGTGAAGAGAAATTAAGAAAGTTCTTACCAATAATGCTTAGAGAGTTAAAGGGAGCGTTTTTAGATTTACAAGCAAGGAAGACCGTGAAGAATTACGAAATAGGAGAAACAAGAAAAGCAGAGGGATTTATTCCACCAGAATTTTATAAATACGATGATGTAGAGTATATGTTAGATACAAATCGTTTATTGGCGGGTAAACCTAGGGATGTAGCAGATAAAGTAAAAAAGATTCTAGAACATACCAATGCTAATACATTTTTAGTACATATTGATTGGATAACTATAAGTTATGAAGATAATATAGAAAACTTAGAATTATTTGCAAATGAGATAATCCCAGAAATACAAAGGAAATAA